Proteins from a single region of Streptomyces spinoverrucosus:
- a CDS encoding roadblock/LC7 domain-containing protein, whose product MMAYRANFDWMLQDLAKGVPGIQMIVVLSADGLRIARHGGDPDTADRVAAACAGLQSLASAVADEIPTSDGQMRMILIEVNGGYFYLMAAGPNAYLAVLSNIVAEPGLMSAQMRDLVDRIGPHLTSPPRRNGKAV is encoded by the coding sequence CTGATGGCGTACCGAGCGAACTTCGACTGGATGCTCCAGGACCTCGCCAAGGGCGTACCTGGCATCCAGATGATCGTGGTGCTCTCCGCCGACGGACTGCGCATCGCCCGCCACGGCGGCGATCCGGACACCGCCGACCGGGTCGCCGCGGCCTGCGCCGGACTGCAGAGCCTGGCGAGCGCCGTGGCCGACGAGATCCCGACCAGCGACGGCCAGATGCGGATGATCCTCATCGAGGTCAACGGCGGCTACTTCTACCTGATGGCCGCGGGGCCCAACGCCTATCTCGCGGTGCTCTCCAACATCGTCGCCGAACCGGGCCTGATGAGCGCCCAGATGCGCGACCTCGTCGACCGGATCGGTCCCCACCTGACCAGTCCGCCGAGGCGCAACGGGAAGGCCGTATGA
- a CDS encoding DUF742 domain-containing protein: MTPPQRKRRSARPEPPPQPQPAPQEGGAGNDSTDGTQGKDGKPSNPERLFVIGEADGDRAELDLVTLVVARAEPKPSTSPEQAAVLRLCAAPLSVAELSAYLSLPFSVITVLLTEMLTAELVQARAPVVRQALPDRSILEAVMHGLQKL; the protein is encoded by the coding sequence ATGACTCCTCCGCAACGCAAACGGCGCTCCGCCAGGCCGGAGCCACCACCCCAGCCGCAGCCGGCTCCCCAGGAGGGCGGCGCGGGCAACGACAGCACGGACGGCACGCAGGGCAAGGACGGCAAGCCCTCCAACCCCGAGCGCCTGTTCGTGATCGGTGAGGCGGACGGGGACCGCGCGGAGCTCGACCTGGTCACGTTAGTCGTGGCGCGCGCCGAGCCCAAGCCGTCCACCAGCCCGGAACAGGCGGCGGTACTCCGGCTGTGTGCCGCCCCGCTCTCCGTGGCCGAGTTGTCGGCCTACCTCAGTCTGCCGTTCAGCGTGATCACCGTCCTGCTCACCGAGATGCTGACGGCCGAACTCGTGCAGGCACGCGCCCCAGTCGTCCGCCAGGCGCTCCCGGACCGTTCCATCCTCGAAGCGGTGATGCATGGACTTCAAAAGCTCTGA
- a CDS encoding GTP-binding protein, protein MDFKSSDTIPGPRTEDHLPHTAQAAVKIVIVGGFGVGKTTMVGSVSEIKPLTTEETMTQAGVGVDDNYGSDSKTATTVAMDFGRISITDQLVLYLFGTPGQERFWFLWNGLFEGALGAVVLVDTRRLEVSFDVMGRLEECGVPFVVAVNTFPDGPRYPIPDLRTALDLSEEIPILECDARRRASSKEVLMTLMRFLHSLAMTGQLT, encoded by the coding sequence ATGGACTTCAAAAGCTCTGACACCATCCCGGGCCCACGCACCGAGGACCATCTGCCGCACACGGCACAGGCCGCGGTGAAGATCGTCATCGTGGGCGGCTTCGGGGTCGGCAAGACCACCATGGTCGGCTCGGTCAGCGAGATCAAACCGCTGACCACCGAGGAGACCATGACGCAGGCCGGCGTCGGTGTCGACGACAACTACGGCTCCGACTCCAAGACCGCCACCACCGTGGCGATGGACTTCGGCCGCATCAGCATCACCGACCAGCTCGTGCTGTACCTCTTCGGCACGCCCGGCCAGGAACGCTTCTGGTTCCTGTGGAACGGGCTGTTCGAGGGCGCGCTGGGCGCGGTGGTCCTGGTCGACACCCGGCGGCTGGAGGTCAGCTTCGACGTCATGGGCCGGCTGGAGGAGTGCGGCGTGCCCTTCGTGGTCGCCGTCAACACCTTTCCGGACGGCCCCCGTTACCCGATCCCCGACCTGCGCACGGCGCTCGACCTGTCCGAGGAGATCCCGATCCTGGAGTGCGACGCCCGCCGCCGCGCCTCCAGCAAGGAGGTCCTCATGACGCTGATGCGTTTCCTGCACTCCCTCGCCATGACGGGCCAGCTCACCTGA
- a CDS encoding cytochrome P450, with amino-acid sequence MTPESHSTTGTDDLSISPPPGCPAHNDVGPGGLHRLYGPDAQDLGALYEKLRTEHGAVAPVLLHDDVPMWVVLGHAENLHMVRSPAQFTRDSRTWSPLQEGMVKPDHPLMPHIAWQPICSHAEGDEHLRLRGAVTGAVTTIDFRSLRRHITRYTQILVNRFCEAGEADLVSQYADHLPMAVMCEILGMPDEYGDRIVHAARDMLKGTETAIASNQYIVDALGRLAAQRRAQPEDDFTSHLVTHPAGLTDDEVREHLRVVLIAAYEATANLLANVLRTVLTDPRFRAQLNGGQMTVPEAVEQSLWDEPPFSAVFAYFAKQETELGGQRIRKGDGLLFAPAPGNVDPKVRPDLTANMQGNRSHLAFGGGPHECPGQDIGRAIADIGVDALLMRLPDVELDCDEEDLSWSESISSRHLVELPVRFGPKPPQDVMEKPGLQPVPRQRGTWQLSTTAPEPAPAPEATATPSPSPSPSPEQRGTGPEAPRQPDAEAGGTRRPSAWKRFLRWWRGY; translated from the coding sequence GTGACGCCTGAATCCCACTCCACGACCGGCACGGACGACCTCTCCATCAGCCCGCCCCCCGGCTGCCCCGCCCACAACGACGTCGGCCCCGGCGGACTGCACCGGCTCTACGGCCCCGACGCACAGGACCTGGGCGCCCTGTACGAGAAACTGCGTACCGAGCACGGTGCCGTCGCGCCCGTGCTGCTCCACGACGACGTACCGATGTGGGTGGTCCTCGGCCACGCCGAGAACCTGCACATGGTCCGCTCGCCCGCGCAGTTCACCCGGGACAGCCGCACCTGGAGCCCGCTGCAGGAGGGCATGGTCAAGCCCGACCACCCCCTCATGCCGCACATCGCCTGGCAGCCCATCTGCTCGCACGCCGAGGGCGACGAGCACCTCAGGCTGCGCGGCGCGGTCACCGGAGCCGTGACCACCATCGACTTCCGCAGCCTGCGCCGGCACATCACCCGCTACACCCAGATCCTCGTCAACCGGTTCTGCGAGGCGGGCGAGGCCGACCTCGTCAGCCAGTACGCCGACCACCTGCCGATGGCCGTGATGTGCGAGATCCTCGGCATGCCCGACGAGTACGGCGACCGGATCGTGCACGCCGCCCGCGACATGCTCAAGGGCACCGAGACCGCGATCGCCAGCAACCAGTACATCGTGGACGCCCTCGGACGGCTCGCCGCCCAGCGCCGCGCCCAGCCCGAGGACGACTTCACCAGCCACCTCGTCACCCACCCGGCCGGCCTCACCGACGACGAGGTCCGCGAACACCTGCGGGTCGTGCTCATCGCCGCCTACGAGGCCACCGCCAACCTCCTCGCCAACGTGCTGCGCACGGTCCTCACCGACCCGCGCTTCCGGGCCCAGCTCAACGGCGGCCAGATGACCGTGCCCGAGGCGGTCGAGCAGTCCCTGTGGGACGAGCCGCCGTTCAGCGCGGTCTTCGCCTACTTCGCCAAGCAGGAGACGGAGCTGGGCGGGCAGCGGATCCGCAAGGGGGACGGGCTGCTGTTCGCGCCCGCGCCGGGCAACGTCGACCCGAAGGTACGGCCCGACCTGACCGCCAACATGCAGGGCAACCGCTCCCACCTCGCCTTCGGCGGCGGGCCGCACGAGTGCCCCGGTCAGGACATCGGCCGTGCCATCGCCGACATCGGTGTGGACGCGCTGCTGATGAGGCTGCCGGACGTCGAACTCGACTGCGACGAGGAGGACCTGAGCTGGTCCGAGTCGATCTCCTCACGCCACCTGGTGGAGCTGCCCGTGCGGTTCGGCCCCAAGCCGCCGCAGGACGTGATGGAGAAGCCCGGCCTCCAGCCGGTGCCCCGGCAGCGCGGCACCTGGCAGCTCAGCACCACGGCACCCGAGCCGGCGCCCGCCCCCGAGGCCACGGCCACGCCCTCGCCCTCGCCCTCGCCCTCGCCCGAACAGCGGGGCACCGGCCCCGAGGCGCCCCGGCAGCCCGACGCCGAAGCGGGCGGCACCCGCAGGCCGAGCGCCTGGAAGCGGTTCCTGCGCTGGTGGCGGGGTTACTGA
- a CDS encoding RluA family pseudouridine synthase → MRRRTRIPPSPLPQRDGVDPVRVRLPFQGTWTTVREHLVDRLTGAGAGVVDGMFEAGQVVGADGTAVAPDAAYVPGMFVWFHRELPDEVPVPFPLEVVHRDEHIVVVDKPHFLATTPRGSHVTQTALARLRRELGIPTLSAAHRLDRLTAGLVLFTVRPEERGAYQTLFRDRRVHKVYEAVAPYDPALALPRTVRSRIVKERGTLTAREVEGKPNAVSRIELIEHRADLARYRLVPGTGQTHQLRVHMNALGVPILGDPLYPVVTGPVPAGDFRRPLQLLARELEFTDPVTGLAHVFRSGRRLTAWSRDPEWAGQ, encoded by the coding sequence ATGAGACGCAGGACCCGGATTCCGCCCTCCCCGTTGCCGCAGCGTGACGGGGTCGATCCGGTGCGGGTGCGGCTGCCCTTCCAGGGGACGTGGACGACGGTGCGGGAACATCTGGTGGATCGGCTGACCGGGGCCGGCGCCGGAGTCGTCGACGGGATGTTCGAGGCGGGGCAGGTCGTCGGGGCCGACGGGACGGCGGTGGCGCCGGACGCGGCCTATGTGCCGGGGATGTTCGTGTGGTTCCACCGGGAGCTGCCCGACGAGGTGCCGGTGCCGTTCCCGCTGGAGGTCGTGCACCGCGACGAGCACATCGTCGTCGTCGACAAGCCGCACTTCCTGGCCACCACCCCGCGCGGCAGCCATGTCACCCAGACCGCCCTCGCCCGGCTCCGCCGCGAGCTGGGCATTCCCACGCTGAGCGCCGCGCACCGGCTGGACCGGCTCACCGCCGGGCTGGTGCTGTTCACGGTGCGGCCCGAGGAGCGGGGCGCGTACCAGACGCTGTTCCGGGACCGGCGGGTACACAAGGTGTACGAGGCGGTCGCGCCGTACGACCCGGCGCTCGCCCTGCCCCGGACCGTGCGCAGCCGGATCGTGAAGGAGCGCGGGACGCTGACCGCCCGCGAGGTCGAGGGCAAGCCGAACGCGGTGAGCCGCATCGAGCTGATCGAGCACCGCGCGGACCTGGCCCGGTACCGGCTGGTGCCCGGCACCGGACAGACCCATCAACTACGGGTGCACATGAACGCGCTGGGCGTGCCCATCCTCGGCGATCCGCTGTATCCGGTGGTGACCGGCCCCGTGCCGGCCGGTGACTTCCGGCGCCCGCTGCAACTGCTGGCGCGGGAGCTGGAGTTCACCGACCCGGTCACGGGGCTGGCGCATGTCTTCCGTAGTGGGCGGAGGCTGACGGCCTGGTCCCGGGATCCGGAGTGGGCCGGTCAGTAA
- a CDS encoding siderophore-interacting protein → MAERPARQPRRAHSAQVVRTERLTPHMQRVVLGGDGLAEFTAGTCTDHYVKLLFPPAEGVIYPEPFDVQRIREEFPRDQWPVTRTYTVRAWDPELRELTLDFVLHGDEGLAGPWAMRAQPGDTLRFMGPGGAYAPDASADWHLLVGDESALPAIATALESLPDGAEVRAFVEVAGAEEEQKIDSDAEVVWLHRGDRPVGEALVEAVRALRFPEGRVHAFVHGEAAFVKELRALLRVERQLPREDLSISGYWRLGHNEDGWQASKREWNARIEAEQETGATAAEQETGATAAEQETGATAA, encoded by the coding sequence ATGGCAGAACGTCCGGCCCGCCAGCCGCGCAGGGCTCACTCCGCTCAGGTCGTCCGCACCGAGCGGCTGACCCCGCACATGCAGCGCGTGGTGCTCGGCGGCGACGGCCTCGCCGAGTTCACGGCGGGCACCTGCACCGACCACTATGTGAAGCTGCTGTTCCCCCCGGCCGAGGGCGTGATCTACCCGGAGCCCTTCGATGTGCAGCGGATCCGCGAGGAGTTCCCGCGCGACCAGTGGCCGGTCACCCGGACGTACACCGTGCGCGCCTGGGACCCCGAACTGCGCGAGCTCACCCTGGACTTCGTGCTGCACGGCGACGAGGGCCTGGCCGGCCCCTGGGCGATGCGCGCCCAGCCGGGAGACACCCTGCGCTTCATGGGCCCGGGCGGCGCCTACGCCCCCGACGCGAGCGCCGACTGGCATCTGCTCGTCGGTGACGAGAGCGCGCTGCCCGCGATCGCGACCGCCCTGGAGTCGCTGCCCGACGGCGCCGAGGTCCGGGCCTTCGTGGAGGTCGCCGGGGCCGAGGAGGAGCAGAAGATCGACTCCGACGCGGAGGTCGTCTGGCTGCACCGTGGCGACCGGCCCGTCGGTGAGGCGCTGGTCGAGGCGGTCCGCGCGCTTCGGTTCCCCGAGGGCCGGGTGCACGCGTTCGTGCACGGCGAGGCGGCGTTCGTGAAGGAGCTGCGCGCGCTGCTGCGCGTGGAGCGCCAGCTCCCGCGCGAGGACCTGTCCATCTCCGGCTACTGGCGGCTCGGCCACAACGAGGACGGCTGGCAGGCGTCCAAGCGGGAGTGGAACGCCCGGATCGAGGCGGAGCAGGAGACCGGGGCGACGGCCGCGGAGCAGGAGACCGGGGCGACGGCCGCGGAGCAGGAGACCGGGGCGACGGCCGCGTAG